In Lachnospiraceae bacterium, one DNA window encodes the following:
- a CDS encoding citrate transporter, whose translation MNILAGILLLITFIGLIVYCFKGGNLLVGFIVTAILWCIIGMVPIQTVVTDVFQKSVENYGATIAIIVFGAWFGRVLVDTGIAGYIIKKTVELAGDKPLMTAILLNVVCALIFCSAFGVGSVMAIGMIVLPIMFSLGIDKKTALGAYMLAVASGMYLNIAYVSQFFAVFPDIKYDDTYIHFALIATAISVVIMIVFIVFNFMKQGKSRAFAAASAPEARELPFYCMIVPFVPIIMVSFFKWQPVPAFLLGIFLGLLFTRNMTSYTKAVEKVQKTLYDGVADSGLLIGMLYGVNIFQAAAKQVAPILQNLLGGIIPQSPVVLLVVFCVVAPLALFRGPLMIWGSGIALASILQAMGVFTEPYLFMLFLVPPVAIVASSCPTQSWTMWALSYAKLEPKTYIKTNLPWGWLAMVLIEVLGYVVYSSTL comes from the coding sequence ATGAACATTCTTGCAGGTATTTTATTACTTATCACTTTTATCGGTCTTATCGTGTATTGCTTCAAAGGGGGCAATCTTCTGGTGGGATTTATTGTAACAGCGATCCTCTGGTGCATCATTGGTATGGTGCCGATCCAGACAGTAGTAACAGATGTATTCCAGAAGTCAGTAGAAAATTATGGAGCTACCATTGCGATCATCGTATTTGGTGCATGGTTCGGAAGGGTGCTGGTAGATACAGGCATTGCAGGTTATATTATTAAAAAGACAGTAGAGCTGGCTGGTGATAAACCTTTGATGACAGCAATCCTTTTAAATGTAGTTTGTGCCCTGATTTTCTGCAGCGCTTTTGGTGTTGGTTCTGTAATGGCTATTGGTATGATCGTTCTGCCGATCATGTTCTCTCTTGGTATTGATAAGAAAACCGCTTTAGGAGCTTATATGCTGGCTGTTGCTTCCGGCATGTACTTAAATATTGCTTATGTAAGCCAGTTCTTTGCGGTATTCCCGGATATTAAATATGATGATACATACATTCATTTTGCATTAATAGCAACAGCGATCAGTGTAGTGATCATGATCGTATTTATTGTATTTAACTTTATGAAGCAGGGAAAGTCCAGAGCATTTGCAGCTGCTTCCGCACCGGAAGCAAGAGAACTTCCATTTTACTGCATGATCGTTCCTTTTGTTCCGATCATTATGGTTTCTTTCTTTAAATGGCAGCCTGTACCTGCATTCTTACTGGGTATCTTTTTAGGTTTGTTATTTACCAGAAACATGACCAGCTATACAAAAGCAGTAGAAAAAGTACAGAAGACACTGTATGATGGTGTTGCAGATTCTGGTCTGTTGATCGGTATGTTATATGGTGTTAATATTTTTCAGGCTGCTGCGAAACAGGTAGCACCTATTCTCCAGAATTTGTTAGGAGGAATTATCCCACAGTCCCCAGTGGTATTATTAGTGGTATTCTGCGTAGTTGCTCCGCTGGCTCTCTTTAGAGGACCATTAATGATATGGGGCTCCGGTATTGCTCTTGCTTCTATTTTACAGGCTATGGGCGTATTTACAGAACCTTATCTGTTCATGCTGTTTTTAGTTCCGCCAGTTGCTATTGTTGCATCTTCCTGTCCGACCCAGTCCTGGACTATGTGGGCATTGAGCTATGCAAAACTGGAGCCAAAGACTTACATTAAGACCAATCTTCCATGGGGCTGGCTGGCAATGGTTCTTATTGAAGTTCTTGGGTATGTGGTATACAGCAGTACTTTGTAA
- the rnhA gene encoding ribonuclease HI — protein sequence MTEVKIYTDGSARGNPDGPGGYGVVMHYVDKSGQLHEKTLSAGYKKTTNNRMELMAAIAGLEALNRPCRIELYSDSKYLTDAFNQNWISGWIAKGWNRGKSGPVKNIDLWKRLLKAKEQHQVTFIWVKGHAGHPQNERCDQLATTAADGTDLMVDEGLSL from the coding sequence ATGACAGAAGTAAAAATCTACACAGATGGATCAGCAAGAGGAAATCCGGATGGACCAGGAGGTTATGGTGTGGTCATGCATTATGTGGATAAAAGCGGCCAGTTACATGAAAAGACCTTATCCGCAGGTTATAAAAAGACCACAAATAACCGTATGGAGTTAATGGCAGCCATAGCAGGCTTAGAGGCTTTAAACCGCCCATGCAGGATAGAGTTATATTCAGATTCCAAGTACCTTACAGATGCCTTTAACCAGAACTGGATCAGTGGATGGATCGCTAAAGGCTGGAACCGCGGTAAAAGCGGTCCTGTAAAAAATATTGATCTGTGGAAACGTCTTTTAAAAGCAAAAGAGCAGCATCAGGTTACATTCATCTGGGTAAAAGGCCATGCCGGACATCCCCAGAATGAACGGTGTGACCAGTTGGCTACCACAGCAGCAGACGGAACTGATCTGATGGTAGATGAAGGATTATCCCTTTAA
- a CDS encoding DUF1311 domain-containing protein produces MKDRRMWVIIGCILVVGIAITSYTSSVVKRTSQEQQVQVLSTDTAKKAIGKEKELQAVPEEVGEKSRGSLQEKEVTGEETALAEDEGAEVQSVETKEESYTERLKKLDSQIQKTREQDTDSNVYSAKTSAETELKMWDGELNAVYNALLEALSQEEALKLANEEKDWLKKRESDAADSSGKTGNGLSYASSMVNQTRERAYELAKRYDELAGKD; encoded by the coding sequence ATGAAAGATAGAAGGATGTGGGTCATTATCGGCTGTATCCTGGTAGTAGGGATCGCCATTACCAGTTATACAAGCTCCGTTGTGAAAAGAACTTCCCAGGAACAGCAGGTACAGGTGCTTTCGACAGATACTGCAAAGAAAGCCATTGGAAAAGAGAAAGAACTTCAGGCTGTTCCTGAAGAGGTGGGAGAAAAAAGCCGGGGATCTTTGCAGGAAAAAGAAGTAACCGGTGAGGAGACTGCTCTGGCAGAAGATGAAGGGGCAGAGGTGCAGTCTGTTGAGACAAAAGAGGAAAGTTATACAGAACGCCTGAAAAAATTAGACAGCCAGATACAAAAGACAAGGGAACAGGATACAGACTCAAATGTTTATTCCGCAAAAACATCTGCAGAAACAGAATTAAAAATGTGGGATGGGGAATTAAATGCTGTATATAATGCCTTATTAGAGGCTCTTTCCCAGGAAGAAGCTTTAAAGCTTGCAAATGAAGAAAAAGACTGGCTGAAAAAAAGAGAATCTGATGCAGCTGACAGCTCCGGCAAAACGGGAAATGGCTTATCCTATGCTTCCAGCATGGTAAACCAGACCAGAGAACGTGCCTATGAGCTGGCAAAGCGGTATGATGAACTGGCAGGAAAAGATTAA
- the alaS gene encoding alanine--tRNA ligase: MKQPQYRGVNELRRMFLEFFESKGHLVMKSFSLVPHNDNSLLLINSGMAPLKPYFTGQEIPPRRRVTTCQKCIRTGDIENIGKTARHGTFFEMLGNFSFGDYFKTEAIHWSWEFLTEVVGLDPDRLYPSIYQDDDEAFDIWNKEIGIAPERIFRFGKEDNFWEHGSGPCGPCSEIYYDRGEKYGCGKPGCTVGCECDRYIEVWNNVFSQFDNDGHGHYSELKQKNIDTGMGLERLAVVVQDVDSLFTVDTNKALLDRVCALSDKEYQKDHETDVSLRIVTDHIKSCTFMISDGIMPSNEGRGYVLRRLLRRAARHGRKLGIEGKFLAELSKTVIELSKDGYPELEEKQSMIFKVLTEEEDKFNKTIDQGLAILAEMEDAMAAAGEKTLSGENAFKLYDTYGFPVDLTKEILEEKGCTVDEEGFAAAMKEQKDKARKARKTTNYMGADVTVYQSIDASITSEFVGYDKLDVDSRISVLTTEDEIVEALTDGQRGTIIADQTTFYGTMGGQQGDKGTIHSANGEFKVEETIHLQGGKIGHVGVMTKGMLSAGETVTLSVCPKNRALTSKNHSATHLLQKALRTVLGSHVEQAGSYVDAGRLRFDFTHFSAMTPEEIKKVEDIVNEEIQAALPVVTEVMTLDEAKKTGAMALFGEKYGEKVRVVKMGDFSTELCGGTHVANTSTIGYFKILSEAGIAAGVRRIEALTSDGLMKHYTEVETELQEAAKTAKTTPAGLNAKIQSLLDEIKALNSENEKLKSKMANDSLGDVLSQVKEVNGVKVLASKVADVDMNGLRNLGDQLKDKIGEGVVVIASVMDGKVSLMATATDEAQKKGAHAGNLIKAIAGLVGGGGGGRPNMAQAGGKNPAGIEEALKKAVEVVEEQTK, translated from the coding sequence GTGAAACAACCACAGTACCGCGGAGTGAATGAGCTGCGCCGTATGTTCCTTGAATTCTTCGAGAGCAAGGGACATCTGGTGATGAAGAGCTTCTCACTTGTGCCGCATAATGATAACAGCCTTCTGCTGATCAATTCCGGTATGGCACCGTTAAAGCCTTATTTTACCGGACAGGAGATCCCACCAAGAAGAAGAGTGACCACCTGCCAGAAATGTATCCGTACAGGTGATATTGAAAATATCGGAAAAACCGCACGTCACGGTACTTTCTTTGAGATGTTAGGAAACTTCTCATTCGGTGATTACTTTAAAACAGAAGCGATCCACTGGTCCTGGGAATTCTTAACAGAGGTAGTTGGCTTAGATCCTGATCGTCTGTATCCTTCTATCTATCAGGATGATGATGAAGCATTTGATATCTGGAACAAGGAGATCGGCATCGCTCCGGAGAGGATCTTCCGTTTTGGCAAGGAAGATAACTTCTGGGAGCATGGTTCAGGTCCTTGTGGTCCATGTTCTGAGATTTACTACGACAGAGGCGAAAAGTATGGCTGCGGTAAGCCGGGATGTACCGTAGGCTGCGAATGCGACCGTTACATCGAAGTATGGAACAATGTATTCAGCCAGTTTGACAATGATGGTCATGGCCATTATTCTGAACTGAAGCAGAAAAATATTGATACAGGTATGGGTCTGGAACGTCTGGCAGTTGTTGTTCAGGATGTAGACTCCCTTTTTACTGTAGATACCAACAAGGCTCTTTTAGACAGAGTATGTGCTCTTTCTGATAAAGAATACCAGAAAGACCATGAAACCGATGTTTCTCTTCGTATTGTTACAGACCATATTAAGTCCTGTACGTTCATGATCTCTGATGGTATCATGCCTTCTAATGAAGGAAGAGGCTATGTACTGCGCCGTCTTCTGCGCCGTGCAGCACGCCATGGAAGAAAGCTTGGCATTGAAGGTAAGTTCCTTGCAGAGCTTTCCAAGACTGTTATTGAACTTTCCAAGGACGGATATCCAGAACTGGAAGAGAAGCAGTCCATGATCTTTAAGGTGCTGACTGAGGAAGAAGATAAATTTAACAAGACCATCGATCAGGGTCTGGCTATCCTTGCTGAAATGGAAGATGCTATGGCAGCTGCCGGTGAGAAGACCCTTTCCGGTGAAAATGCATTTAAGCTGTATGATACTTACGGTTTCCCGGTAGATCTGACTAAGGAGATCCTGGAAGAAAAGGGCTGCACTGTTGATGAAGAAGGCTTTGCAGCAGCTATGAAGGAGCAGAAGGACAAGGCACGTAAGGCACGTAAGACAACCAACTATATGGGTGCAGACGTAACTGTATATCAGTCTATTGATGCTTCTATCACCTCTGAATTCGTAGGTTACGATAAATTAGATGTAGACTCCAGGATCTCTGTTCTGACTACAGAAGATGAGATCGTAGAAGCTTTAACAGATGGCCAGAGAGGAACCATTATTGCAGACCAGACCACATTCTACGGAACTATGGGTGGACAGCAGGGCGATAAGGGCACCATCCACAGTGCCAACGGTGAATTTAAGGTAGAAGAGACCATTCATTTACAGGGCGGAAAGATCGGCCATGTAGGTGTTATGACTAAGGGAATGTTAAGTGCCGGCGAGACAGTTACCTTGTCTGTATGCCCGAAGAACCGTGCACTGACCAGCAAGAACCATAGTGCTACCCACCTGCTGCAGAAAGCATTGCGTACTGTATTAGGAAGCCATGTAGAACAGGCTGGTTCCTATGTAGATGCAGGACGTCTTCGTTTCGACTTTACCCATTTTTCTGCTATGACTCCAGAGGAGATCAAGAAGGTAGAAGATATTGTAAATGAAGAGATCCAGGCTGCGCTTCCGGTTGTAACCGAGGTTATGACTTTAGATGAAGCAAAGAAAACAGGTGCTATGGCGCTGTTTGGAGAAAAGTATGGTGAAAAGGTACGTGTTGTAAAGATGGGAGATTTCTCCACAGAACTTTGCGGCGGTACTCATGTAGCTAATACCAGTACCATTGGATATTTTAAGATCCTTTCCGAGGCAGGTATCGCAGCTGGTGTAAGACGTATTGAAGCACTTACATCTGATGGTCTGATGAAACATTATACAGAAGTAGAGACAGAGCTTCAGGAAGCAGCGAAGACAGCTAAAACAACTCCGGCAGGTCTTAATGCAAAGATCCAGTCCCTGTTAGATGAGATCAAGGCATTGAACTCTGAAAATGAAAAGTTAAAGAGCAAAATGGCAAATGACTCCTTAGGAGATGTATTAAGCCAGGTTAAAGAAGTAAATGGCGTTAAGGTACTTGCTTCTAAGGTGGCTGATGTAGATATGAACGGTCTTAGAAATCTGGGTGACCAGCTAAAGGATAAGATCGGTGAAGGTGTAGTTGTGATCGCTTCCGTTATGGATGGAAAAGTAAGCTTAATGGCAACTGCAACAGATGAGGCACAGAAGAAGGGTGCTCATGCAGGCAACCTGATCAAGGCTATTGCCGGTCTTGTAGGTGGCGGCGGCGGTGGCCGTCCGAATATGGCTCAGGCCGGTGGTAAGAATCCTGCAGGCATTGAAGAAGCTTTAAAGAAAGCCGTTGAAGTAGTAGAAGAACAGACCAAATAA
- a CDS encoding hydantoinase/oxoprolinase family protein, whose protein sequence is MAKRAIRIGIDVGGTHTKAVAIDNATNEIVGKGSVMTTHFAKEGVAKGVVDSFQKCLESSNISPDEVIFIAHSTTQATNALLEGDVADVGVVGIGKGGIEGWLAKRQTKIPDIDLGTGKFIKIHSAFMKSKDMNTESVKQVIQSLYDQGDRVIVASKAFGVDNMTEEKMVAEIAESMGLPASMASDITKLYGLTTRTRTAALNASILPKMMETANSTESSVRSTGVKVPLMIMRGDGGVMEVGEMKKRPVLTMLSGPAASVIGALMYLRASNGIYFEVGGTSTNIGVIKNGRPAVDYAIIGGHRTYVNSLDVRVLGVAGGSMVRAGKGGIVDVGPRSAHIANVGYACFTDPELFEGASLYYMQPRENDPSDYVAIRLNNGESVTITNTCAANVLGILAEGDYARGNVESATKAIKLLADEVGMSVQDTARTILQKSTDKIKPVIEDLISKYKIERDQIVLVGAGGGAGTLLTFTANDMGFKYQIPENAEVISSIGVALAMVREMVERTIPNPTAQDIAQLKKEAKELAMNSGAVEDSIEVYVEIDEQAQKVTAIAMGSTEVKTTDLMKNCDEKEAVAIAAESVGVSPSEVELEATNGQIFVVTCKQGNRKQLRVIDKKGFIKIQRSNGGCVVTTMENAAEDLKKIWDASSNFSSEVRINPDVYVVAGSRVIDYSGIPEYAQVSGLIQAELADKGPKEEIILVLAKNSLG, encoded by the coding sequence ATGGCAAAACGTGCGATCAGGATCGGGATCGATGTAGGAGGCACTCATACAAAGGCAGTGGCTATTGATAATGCCACTAATGAGATCGTGGGAAAAGGTTCTGTCATGACCACTCATTTTGCAAAAGAGGGAGTGGCAAAGGGCGTTGTGGATTCCTTCCAGAAATGTCTTGAGTCCAGTAACATCAGTCCTGACGAGGTGATTTTTATTGCCCACAGTACTACTCAGGCTACCAATGCTCTTCTAGAAGGTGATGTGGCAGATGTAGGCGTTGTAGGTATTGGCAAAGGTGGTATTGAAGGCTGGCTGGCAAAGCGTCAGACCAAAATCCCGGATATTGATCTGGGAACTGGAAAATTTATTAAAATACATTCAGCATTTATGAAGTCCAAAGATATGAATACGGAATCTGTTAAACAGGTGATCCAGAGCCTTTATGATCAGGGAGACCGTGTGATCGTGGCTTCCAAGGCTTTTGGTGTAGATAATATGACAGAAGAAAAAATGGTGGCAGAAATAGCAGAGTCTATGGGACTTCCGGCTTCTATGGCATCTGACATCACAAAACTTTATGGCCTGACAACAAGAACACGTACAGCGGCTTTAAATGCCAGTATTCTTCCGAAGATGATGGAAACCGCCAACAGTACAGAATCCTCTGTGCGTTCTACAGGAGTAAAAGTGCCTCTTATGATCATGCGAGGTGATGGAGGCGTAATGGAAGTTGGCGAAATGAAAAAACGTCCGGTTCTGACTATGCTTTCAGGTCCTGCAGCTTCTGTGATTGGAGCATTGATGTATCTTCGGGCCTCCAATGGTATTTATTTTGAAGTAGGAGGAACTTCTACAAATATCGGCGTTATTAAAAATGGACGTCCGGCAGTAGATTATGCTATTATTGGCGGTCACCGCACCTATGTAAATTCTCTGGATGTGCGTGTGCTTGGTGTAGCAGGAGGTTCTATGGTCAGAGCCGGAAAAGGTGGCATTGTAGATGTAGGTCCGCGTTCTGCCCACATAGCAAATGTGGGATATGCCTGCTTTACAGACCCTGAGCTTTTTGAAGGGGCGAGCCTTTACTATATGCAGCCAAGAGAAAATGACCCAAGTGATTATGTGGCTATCCGCCTGAACAACGGGGAATCTGTTACTATTACCAATACATGTGCAGCTAATGTGCTGGGAATACTGGCAGAGGGAGATTATGCCAGAGGCAATGTAGAATCTGCTACGAAGGCAATAAAGCTGCTGGCAGATGAAGTGGGAATGTCCGTTCAGGATACCGCAAGGACCATTCTTCAAAAATCTACAGATAAGATCAAGCCTGTGATCGAAGATCTGATCAGCAAGTATAAGATAGAACGGGATCAGATCGTGCTGGTAGGAGCTGGCGGCGGTGCAGGAACTCTTCTTACTTTTACTGCTAATGATATGGGATTTAAGTATCAGATACCAGAGAATGCAGAGGTCATCTCATCAATCGGTGTGGCACTTGCCATGGTCCGTGAAATGGTAGAAAGAACCATTCCGAACCCTACAGCCCAGGATATTGCCCAGCTGAAAAAAGAGGCAAAAGAACTGGCAATGAATTCCGGTGCAGTGGAAGACAGTATTGAAGTATACGTAGAGATCGATGAGCAGGCCCAGAAGGTAACTGCTATTGCCATGGGCTCAACTGAAGTAAAAACTACAGATCTGATGAAAAACTGTGATGAAAAAGAGGCAGTTGCCATAGCAGCAGAGTCAGTAGGTGTTTCACCTTCAGAAGTAGAACTGGAGGCGACTAATGGACAGATCTTTGTGGTCACCTGTAAACAGGGCAATAGAAAACAGTTGCGTGTGATCGACAAAAAGGGCTTTATTAAGATACAGCGTTCCAATGGTGGCTGCGTAGTGACTACTATGGAAAATGCGGCAGAAGACTTAAAGAAGATATGGGATGCATCTTCTAACTTCTCATCTGAAGTACGTATCAATCCGGATGTATATGTAGTTGCAGGTTCCCGTGTTATTGACTATTCCGGCATTCCGGAATATGCCCAGGTCTCTGGGCTGATCCAGGCAGAGCTGGCAGATAAGGGACCGAAAGAGGAGATCATTTTAGTTCTTGCAAAGAATTCCTTAGGTTAA
- a CDS encoding GntR family transcriptional regulator translates to MSSETVKKQEGHDIYTVLRDDIMGLRLKPGIIFSIKDICELYESGRTPVRDALIRLEQEGMITFLPQRGTMISRLDLRRIDNERFIRRSIEENVMRDFVAAFSPTVILRLEDQIQKQQECIRAGDVRGFFASDENFHSLFYKEINRMYCWDVIQKECCNYKRMRLLTLMLTDTDNAMVSVLEDHEAIVSAVSVRDLDKVLYWSGMHLDRIRAQEHKLLKQFPDLFEEGTVQEQDKKGGGELAGDFLVSIRSRGV, encoded by the coding sequence ATGAGTTCTGAAACAGTAAAAAAACAAGAAGGTCATGATATATATACAGTTTTAAGAGACGATATTATGGGTCTTCGTTTAAAACCAGGTATTATTTTCAGCATTAAAGATATTTGTGAATTGTATGAGTCTGGCCGTACCCCGGTAAGAGATGCCCTGATCCGTTTGGAGCAGGAAGGAATGATCACATTTCTGCCACAAAGAGGTACTATGATATCCAGACTGGATCTGAGACGGATCGATAATGAACGTTTTATCCGTCGGTCTATTGAAGAAAACGTGATGCGGGATTTTGTAGCTGCATTTTCCCCTACTGTCATCTTACGATTAGAGGATCAAATCCAGAAACAACAGGAATGCATACGAGCAGGGGATGTACGCGGCTTTTTTGCATCAGATGAAAACTTTCATTCTCTATTTTACAAAGAAATAAACAGAATGTATTGTTGGGATGTGATACAGAAGGAATGTTGTAATTATAAACGTATGCGTCTGCTTACACTGATGCTTACAGATACAGATAATGCTATGGTGTCTGTACTGGAAGATCATGAGGCGATCGTATCTGCAGTGTCTGTACGGGATCTGGATAAGGTATTATATTGGTCTGGCATGCATTTGGATAGGATAAGGGCTCAGGAGCATAAGCTTTTAAAACAATTCCCGGATCTGTTTGAAGAGGGAACAGTTCAGGAGCAGGATAAAAAAGGAGGCGGGGAACTGGCAGGAGATTTCCTTGTTTCTATTCGTTCCAGGGGAGTATAA